One Mycolicibacterium sarraceniae genomic window carries:
- a CDS encoding enoyl-CoA hydratase, with product MSYETILVDRDERVGTITLNRPQALNALNSQVMAEVTTATAEFDADPGIGAIVITGSAKAFAAGADIKEMATLSFSEVFDADFFAAWSKLAAVRTPTIAAVAGYALGGGCELAMMCDVLIAADTAKFGQPEIKLGVLPGMGGSQRLTRAIGKAKAMDLILTGRTIDAAEAERSGLVSRVVPADDLLTEAKAIATTISQMSRSAARMAKEAVNRAFESTLTEGLLYERRLFHSAFATEDQTEGMAAFTAKRTPNFTHR from the coding sequence GTGAGTTATGAAACCATCCTGGTCGACCGTGACGAGCGCGTCGGCACCATCACGCTCAACCGCCCGCAGGCGCTCAACGCGCTCAACAGCCAGGTAATGGCCGAAGTCACCACGGCCACGGCCGAATTCGACGCCGACCCAGGTATCGGCGCGATCGTGATCACCGGCAGCGCCAAGGCGTTCGCCGCCGGTGCTGACATCAAGGAGATGGCGACCCTCTCGTTCTCGGAGGTCTTCGACGCCGACTTCTTCGCGGCCTGGAGCAAGCTCGCCGCCGTCCGCACCCCCACGATCGCGGCGGTGGCCGGTTACGCATTGGGCGGCGGCTGCGAACTGGCGATGATGTGCGATGTGCTGATCGCCGCCGACACCGCGAAGTTCGGTCAGCCCGAGATCAAATTGGGCGTGCTGCCCGGCATGGGCGGCTCGCAGCGGCTGACCCGCGCCATCGGTAAGGCCAAGGCGATGGACCTGATCCTGACCGGCCGCACGATCGACGCCGCCGAGGCCGAACGCAGCGGCTTGGTGTCCCGGGTGGTGCCCGCCGACGATCTACTCACCGAGGCCAAGGCCATCGCCACGACGATTTCGCAGATGTCGCGCTCGGCCGCGCGAATGGCTAAGGAAGCCGTCAACCGGGCGTTCGAATCGACCCTGACCGAAGGCCTCCTTTACGAGCGCCGGCTGTTCCACTCCGCCTTCGCCACCGAGGATCAGACCGAGGGGATGGCTGCCTTCACCGCGAAGCGCACTCCGAACTTCACGCACCGCTAA
- a CDS encoding alpha/beta hydrolase, with translation MTAAEPEQPGPTDSAVATAPEPEPTPRQDWWQRHYTFTGTAVALAFLWLSLTPSLLPRGPLFQGLVSGSAGAIGYGLGVFAVWVVNFMLSRPTSPHAPRWVWPVLVVAGVIGLVFAIYLFHLWQDQVRDLMGVPRLTWYNYPQAAIIGVIVLFIFVEIGQLVGRLVRFLVQKLNRFAPPRVSAVVVVAILLNLTIAILNGVVVRGGMSFLNSTFASANDEMDPDNPAPTTPLLSGGPGSLVSWDTLGHQGRVFVSGGPSVEQLTKFNGAPAVEPIRAYAGKNSAPNIRATAELAARELEREGGFKRKVIAVATTTGTGWINEAEASALEYMYNGDTAIVSMQYSFLPSWLSFLVDKENARQAGQALFEAVDARLREMPEAQRPKIVVFGESLGSFGGEAPFLSPNNIIARTDGALFSGPTFNNTMWDDVTVNRDEGSPMWLPIYDDGQNIRFSAHPDNLARPDKPWGYPRIVYLQHASDPISWWNPNLLFAEPDWLREPRGSDVSPDMYWIPIVTFLQVSADMAVAVDVPDGHGHRYVRDVVNAWAAVLQPPGWTAEKTERLRGIVTAPE, from the coding sequence GTGACCGCAGCCGAGCCGGAGCAGCCTGGACCCACCGACTCCGCGGTCGCCACCGCGCCGGAGCCCGAACCCACCCCACGGCAGGACTGGTGGCAGCGGCACTACACGTTCACCGGAACCGCCGTGGCCCTGGCATTCCTGTGGCTTTCACTGACTCCGTCGCTGCTGCCGCGCGGGCCGCTCTTCCAGGGTCTGGTCAGCGGTTCGGCCGGTGCGATCGGCTACGGCCTCGGTGTCTTCGCCGTCTGGGTGGTGAACTTCATGCTCTCTCGACCGACGAGTCCGCACGCCCCACGCTGGGTCTGGCCTGTTCTCGTCGTCGCCGGCGTCATCGGACTGGTCTTCGCGATCTACTTGTTCCACCTCTGGCAGGACCAGGTCCGCGACCTGATGGGCGTGCCACGGCTGACTTGGTACAACTACCCGCAGGCCGCGATCATCGGCGTGATCGTGTTGTTCATTTTCGTCGAGATCGGCCAGCTGGTCGGGCGACTCGTCAGATTCCTGGTCCAGAAGCTGAATCGTTTTGCCCCACCGCGTGTTTCAGCTGTCGTCGTGGTCGCGATACTACTGAACCTAACGATCGCCATTCTCAACGGCGTTGTGGTCAGGGGTGGTATGAGCTTCCTGAACAGCACCTTCGCCTCGGCGAACGACGAGATGGACCCGGACAATCCGGCACCCACCACCCCACTGCTCTCGGGCGGTCCGGGCTCGTTGGTGTCCTGGGACACGTTGGGCCATCAGGGCAGGGTGTTCGTCTCTGGTGGTCCCAGCGTCGAGCAGCTGACGAAGTTCAACGGCGCCCCCGCGGTCGAACCGATCCGCGCCTACGCCGGCAAGAACTCGGCCCCGAACATCAGGGCGACAGCGGAGCTTGCCGCGCGTGAACTGGAACGCGAGGGCGGGTTCAAGCGCAAGGTCATCGCGGTCGCGACGACGACGGGAACGGGCTGGATCAACGAGGCCGAAGCCTCCGCGCTGGAGTACATGTACAACGGCGACACCGCGATCGTGAGCATGCAGTACTCGTTCCTCCCGAGCTGGCTGTCGTTCCTGGTGGACAAGGAGAACGCCCGTCAGGCCGGCCAAGCCCTCTTCGAGGCGGTCGACGCGCGGTTACGGGAGATGCCGGAGGCGCAGCGTCCCAAGATCGTGGTGTTCGGCGAAAGCTTGGGATCCTTCGGCGGCGAGGCGCCGTTCCTAAGCCCGAACAACATCATCGCCCGCACCGACGGTGCGCTGTTCTCCGGCCCGACGTTCAACAACACGATGTGGGACGACGTCACCGTCAATCGCGACGAGGGCTCGCCGATGTGGCTCCCGATCTACGACGACGGCCAGAACATCCGGTTCTCCGCACACCCGGACAACCTGGCCAGGCCGGACAAACCGTGGGGGTATCCGCGTATCGTCTACCTGCAGCACGCGTCGGACCCGATCTCCTGGTGGAACCCCAATCTTCTTTTCGCCGAACCGGATTGGCTACGCGAACCGCGCGGCTCCGACGTGTCCCCCGACATGTACTGGATTCCGATCGTGACATTCCTTCAGGTGTCAGCCGATATGGCGGTGGCCGTCGATGTGCCCGACGGGCACGGGCACCGTTATGTGCGCGACGTCGTCAACGCGTGGGCGGCCGTCCTGCAGCCACCGGGGTGGACGGCAGAGAAGACCGAACGGCTGCGCGGGATCGTTACGGCGCCGGAGTGA
- a CDS encoding Bax inhibitor-1/YccA family protein has translation MRETSNPVFRSLPKQQQGGYAQFGTGVAGAQQVAYQADPYTTQYPPQTGVSRPMTIDDVVTKTGITLAVLSVVAVISYFLVSANLALATPFTLVGALGGLALVLVATFGRKQDNPAIVLSYAALEGLFVGAVSFIFANVVVSGANAGVMISQAVLGTIGVFFGMLVVYKTGAIRVTPKFTRMIVAGMVGVLVLILGNFVLAMFGVGGGDGLGLRSGGPIAIAFSLFVIALAAFSFLIDFDAADQMIRAGAPEKAAWGVALGLTVTLVWLYLEILRLLSYFQSR, from the coding sequence GTGCGGGAGACCAGCAACCCGGTGTTTCGTTCGCTGCCCAAGCAGCAGCAGGGCGGATACGCACAATTCGGTACCGGTGTCGCCGGTGCTCAGCAGGTCGCTTACCAGGCCGACCCCTATACGACGCAGTACCCGCCGCAGACCGGCGTCTCGCGGCCCATGACGATCGACGACGTCGTCACCAAGACCGGCATCACGCTGGCTGTGCTATCCGTCGTCGCAGTCATCTCCTACTTCCTGGTGTCGGCCAACCTGGCGCTGGCTACGCCGTTCACCCTGGTAGGTGCGCTCGGTGGCCTGGCCCTGGTGCTGGTCGCGACGTTCGGGCGTAAGCAGGACAACCCGGCGATCGTGCTCAGTTACGCGGCGCTGGAAGGCCTGTTCGTCGGTGCCGTCTCGTTCATCTTCGCCAACGTCGTCGTGTCCGGCGCCAACGCCGGTGTGATGATCAGCCAGGCGGTGCTCGGCACCATCGGCGTCTTCTTCGGCATGCTCGTCGTCTACAAGACCGGTGCCATCCGGGTGACCCCGAAGTTCACCCGCATGATCGTCGCGGGCATGGTCGGCGTCCTGGTGCTGATCCTCGGCAACTTCGTGCTGGCAATGTTCGGTGTTGGTGGCGGCGACGGCCTCGGCCTGCGCAGCGGCGGCCCGATCGCGATCGCGTTCTCGCTGTTCGTCATCGCGCTGGCGGCGTTCAGCTTCCTGATCGACTTCGACGCCGCGGATCAGATGATCCGCGCCGGTGCACCGGAGAAGGCGGCCTGGGGTGTGGCGCTGGGTCTAACGGTGACGCTGGTCTGGCTGTACCTGGAGATCCTGCGACTGCTGTCGTACTTCCAGAGTCGCTAG
- a CDS encoding enoyl-CoA hydratase/isomerase family protein codes for MTADTDEVVTYVEGGIGFLTLNRPKAINSLTHTMVRIIAKALTEWERDDTVRAVVLAGAGERGLCAGGDVVAIYHSAKAGGAEARQFWADEYRLNAQIAGYPKPYVAIMDGIVMGGGVGVAAHGSVRVVTDTSKVAMPEVGIGFIPDVGGTYLLSRAPGGLGLHAALSGVTFRAEDAIALGFADHYVPHFQLEGLVAAIVADGVDAAIHQFAVDPPPSHLLAQQHWIDECYAGETIGDIVAALQEHDEDEARKAAEVIASRSPIAASVTLASVRHAAGLATLEDVLVQEYRVSSASLNSHDLVEGIRAQLVDKDRNPTWNPPSLAAVTEQDVEQYFAPADPDLTF; via the coding sequence GTGACGGCTGACACCGACGAAGTCGTGACCTATGTCGAGGGCGGCATCGGCTTCCTGACGCTCAACCGGCCCAAGGCCATCAACTCCCTGACCCACACCATGGTCAGGATCATCGCCAAGGCACTCACCGAGTGGGAGCGCGACGACACCGTGCGCGCGGTGGTCCTTGCCGGCGCGGGCGAGCGCGGCCTGTGCGCCGGCGGTGACGTGGTGGCGATCTATCACAGCGCCAAGGCCGGCGGAGCCGAGGCGCGGCAATTCTGGGCAGACGAATACCGGCTCAACGCCCAGATCGCCGGCTACCCCAAGCCGTATGTGGCGATCATGGACGGCATCGTCATGGGCGGCGGTGTCGGAGTCGCCGCGCACGGCAGCGTGCGGGTGGTGACCGACACCTCGAAGGTCGCCATGCCCGAGGTCGGCATCGGCTTCATCCCCGACGTCGGCGGCACCTACCTGTTGTCCCGGGCGCCCGGCGGTCTCGGACTGCACGCGGCGTTGTCGGGCGTGACGTTCCGCGCGGAGGACGCCATCGCCCTCGGGTTCGCCGACCATTACGTGCCGCATTTCCAGCTCGAAGGCCTCGTCGCCGCGATCGTCGCCGACGGCGTGGACGCCGCCATCCACCAATTCGCCGTGGATCCCCCGCCGAGTCACCTTCTGGCCCAACAGCACTGGATCGACGAGTGCTATGCAGGCGAGACAATCGGCGATATCGTCGCTGCCCTGCAGGAGCACGACGAGGACGAAGCCCGCAAGGCCGCCGAGGTCATCGCGTCGCGCTCCCCTATCGCGGCGTCCGTGACACTGGCCTCAGTCCGGCACGCCGCGGGGCTTGCCACGCTGGAAGACGTCCTGGTGCAGGAGTACCGGGTGTCCTCGGCCTCGCTGAATTCCCACGACCTCGTCGAAGGCATCCGCGCGCAGCTCGTGGACAAGGATCGCAACCCGACGTGGAACCCACCTTCGCTGGCTGCGGTGACCGAGCAGGATGTGGAACAGTACTTCGCGCCGGCGGACCCGGACCTGACCTTTTAA
- the lpqV gene encoding lipoprotein LpqV gives MRGYRSRSLFAAAACAAVLTACSSGGGGNGASTAPTSSTSVQQSGDAGATSGAIATSPGGVTTRIDVPAESTEEQYAQACMATKTWMEGKGGDPATLVEPYLKELQSNPAAGPSTFNSTWGQLSEAQQAAVLIAVRAAAEGGC, from the coding sequence ATGCGCGGGTACCGAAGTCGCTCCCTGTTCGCCGCTGCGGCGTGTGCCGCGGTGCTGACCGCGTGCTCATCGGGCGGTGGCGGGAACGGCGCCTCGACAGCCCCGACCTCCTCAACCAGCGTCCAGCAGTCCGGTGATGCGGGCGCGACCTCGGGTGCCATTGCGACGTCACCCGGCGGGGTGACCACTCGAATTGACGTTCCCGCAGAATCAACCGAAGAACAATATGCGCAGGCCTGCATGGCCACCAAGACGTGGATGGAAGGCAAGGGCGGCGATCCCGCGACGTTGGTCGAGCCGTATCTCAAGGAGCTGCAGAGCAATCCGGCCGCCGGTCCATCAACGTTCAACAGCACGTGGGGGCAGCTGTCCGAAGCGCAGCAGGCCGCCGTCCTCATCGCGGTGCGAGCGGCCGCCGAGGGCGGCTGCTAA
- a CDS encoding SGNH/GDSL hydrolase family protein: MGIRATRKSTAALAAAGVLASTGTAVLGARSLLSGQADQVRSVIPKAWDVPPRADGVYAPGGGPVRGWERGVPFDLHLMVFGDSTATGYGCRTADEVPGVLVARGLAEESGKLIRLSTKAIVGATSKGLSGQVDAMFVAGPPPDAAVIMIGANDITALNGLSASARRLGAAVQRLRASGAVVVVGTCPDFGVIKDIPQPLRWTARARGLRLARAQATAVRAAGGVPVPLADLLSPNFLQAPEVMFSEDRYHPSAAGYALAANQLLPALCHALGEWTGETVPDLPWATRSEVRALTDRLGPLVRLLRRRTTGVPAPIVVPAS; this comes from the coding sequence GTGGGCATACGCGCTACGCGAAAGTCGACAGCGGCACTGGCAGCGGCGGGGGTTCTGGCGTCTACCGGCACCGCCGTGTTGGGTGCGCGCAGTTTGCTCAGCGGCCAGGCGGATCAAGTCCGCAGCGTCATCCCCAAAGCCTGGGATGTGCCGCCGCGCGCCGACGGTGTCTACGCACCTGGTGGCGGACCGGTCCGCGGGTGGGAACGGGGTGTGCCATTCGACCTTCATCTGATGGTGTTCGGGGACTCGACGGCCACCGGATATGGCTGCCGCACCGCCGACGAGGTGCCCGGGGTGCTGGTCGCGCGGGGGCTGGCCGAGGAGTCCGGCAAGTTGATCCGGCTGTCCACCAAGGCGATCGTGGGCGCGACGTCCAAGGGTCTGTCCGGTCAGGTCGACGCCATGTTCGTGGCCGGTCCACCGCCGGATGCCGCGGTGATCATGATCGGTGCCAATGACATCACCGCCCTGAACGGGCTCAGCGCCTCAGCGCGCCGGCTCGGTGCAGCGGTCCAGCGCTTGCGTGCCTCCGGCGCGGTGGTGGTCGTCGGCACGTGCCCGGATTTTGGTGTTATCAAAGATATTCCGCAGCCGCTACGGTGGACTGCCCGCGCCCGCGGGCTACGTCTGGCCCGCGCCCAGGCCACCGCGGTGCGCGCCGCCGGGGGTGTTCCGGTGCCGCTGGCGGATCTGTTGTCGCCGAACTTTCTCCAGGCACCCGAGGTGATGTTCTCCGAAGATCGCTACCACCCATCGGCGGCAGGATATGCGTTGGCCGCTAACCAGTTGCTGCCCGCGCTGTGCCACGCACTTGGCGAGTGGACCGGGGAAACGGTTCCCGACCTGCCGTGGGCGACCCGCTCAGAGGTCAGGGCGTTGACCGACCGGCTCGGACCCTTGGTGAGGCTGCTTCGCCGCCGCACGACCGGGGTGCCCGCACCGATCGTGGTGCCTGCGAGCTAG
- a CDS encoding cysteine dioxygenase yields MPYSGAALSLATFPSTAPAVSAPTRLRLPDLLRATDQYADEVLRGQYNDLLPVGGPPTDERWFTRLYADDDLDVWLISWVPGHFTELHDHGGSLGALTVLSGALHEYRWDGERLHRRRLDAGDQAAFPLGWVHDVVRAPAVAPAVAPPTAATPAAATLSVHAYSPPLTAMSYYEVTQRNTLRRTRTELTDEPEGQ; encoded by the coding sequence ATGCCGTATTCGGGCGCTGCCCTTTCCCTTGCCACATTTCCCTCCACCGCACCGGCGGTCTCCGCGCCGACCCGGTTGCGGTTGCCCGACCTGTTGCGCGCCACCGATCAGTACGCCGATGAGGTGTTGCGCGGTCAATACAACGACCTGTTACCCGTCGGTGGCCCGCCGACCGACGAACGGTGGTTCACCCGCCTCTACGCCGACGACGATCTTGACGTCTGGCTGATCAGTTGGGTCCCCGGCCATTTCACCGAATTGCACGATCACGGCGGATCGCTCGGTGCGCTGACGGTGCTCTCCGGCGCCTTGCACGAATACCGTTGGGACGGCGAGCGATTGCACCGCCGCCGCCTCGACGCCGGCGATCAGGCGGCGTTTCCCCTGGGTTGGGTGCACGATGTGGTCCGGGCCCCGGCGGTGGCACCGGCTGTCGCGCCGCCGACCGCGGCCACGCCCGCTGCGGCTACGCTGAGTGTGCACGCCTACTCGCCGCCGCTGACCGCGATGTCGTATTACGAAGTGACCCAACGTAACACGCTGCGCCGCACGCGCACCGAACTGACTGACGAACCCGAAGGGCAGTGA
- a CDS encoding rhodanese-like domain-containing protein, with protein MTSRIDRILADARARLHRLTAGEVPAALRRGAILVDIRPAAQRAVEGGTTAALVIERNVLEWRCDPTSDARLPQAKDDDVEWVVLCSEGYTSSLAAAALQDLGLHRATDVIGGYQALTEAGVLAELTPAP; from the coding sequence ATGACCAGCCGAATCGATCGCATCCTGGCCGACGCCCGGGCGCGGCTGCATCGGCTGACGGCCGGAGAAGTCCCCGCTGCGCTGCGTCGTGGTGCCATTCTGGTCGACATCCGCCCGGCCGCCCAGCGCGCTGTCGAAGGGGGGACGACAGCAGCGCTGGTGATCGAACGCAATGTTCTCGAGTGGCGATGCGACCCGACCAGCGATGCGCGGCTGCCGCAGGCGAAAGACGATGACGTCGAGTGGGTGGTGCTGTGCTCGGAGGGCTACACCTCGAGCCTGGCCGCGGCTGCACTGCAGGACCTCGGACTGCACCGGGCCACCGACGTCATCGGCGGCTATCAGGCACTGACCGAGGCCGGCGTGCTTGCCGAGCTCACTCCGGCGCCGTAA
- a CDS encoding endonuclease domain-containing protein — MQRPFVGSRALATGAVANKYRLRTEFRAVFPDVYVRDDGLALTLRQLTEAAWLWSGEQGIVSGVAALALHGAKWVQDGVPVDLIHPNPRAPRGIITHRDTLFPGEFGLRAGLPATTAARTAFDLGRWLGRNDAVARLDALGHATGFDREQVLEISRRHPGARHTRRLNTALAVHDPGAQSPQETWLRLLVIDAGYPRPRTQIPVDCGDGYPRYHLDLGWEDRMIGMEYDGAHHRSDPDQARHDIVRHETLAELGWIVIRVVAGMRRAEILRRLGRVWSSSVRTDRRIA, encoded by the coding sequence ATGCAACGGCCATTTGTCGGCAGTCGCGCTCTTGCCACCGGGGCAGTCGCGAACAAGTACCGGCTTCGTACTGAATTCCGCGCCGTCTTCCCCGATGTGTACGTGCGCGACGACGGTCTTGCTCTCACGCTCCGACAATTGACTGAGGCGGCGTGGCTGTGGTCGGGTGAACAAGGGATAGTCAGTGGCGTCGCCGCGTTAGCTCTTCACGGAGCCAAGTGGGTTCAGGACGGCGTGCCCGTCGATTTGATCCATCCCAATCCGCGTGCGCCACGCGGCATCATCACGCATCGCGACACACTTTTCCCTGGGGAATTCGGGCTTAGAGCTGGTCTGCCGGCTACCACCGCCGCACGAACCGCGTTCGATCTCGGCCGCTGGCTTGGCCGCAACGACGCCGTCGCACGACTCGATGCGTTGGGCCACGCCACCGGATTCGACCGTGAACAGGTGCTGGAGATAAGTCGCCGACATCCGGGCGCACGACATACTCGGCGGTTGAATACCGCACTGGCAGTACATGATCCAGGTGCGCAATCACCGCAGGAGACGTGGCTGCGTCTACTGGTCATCGACGCCGGCTATCCACGGCCCCGTACGCAGATACCTGTCGACTGCGGCGATGGTTATCCCCGGTACCACCTAGATCTGGGCTGGGAGGACCGGATGATCGGCATGGAGTACGACGGCGCACATCACCGCAGCGATCCTGACCAGGCTCGCCACGACATCGTGCGACACGAGACGTTGGCCGAACTTGGCTGGATAGTCATCCGCGTGGTCGCCGGTATGCGCAGAGCCGAGATCTTGCGACGGCTCGGCCGGGTTTGGTCATCGAGCGTGCGCACAGATCGAAGGATTGCGTAA
- a CDS encoding acetyl-CoA C-acetyltransferase produces MPEAVIVSTARSPIGRAYKGSLATIRPDDLAAQMVRAALDKVPSLDPREIDDLIMGCGQPGGESGFNIGRVVGVELGYDFLPGTTVNRYCSSSLQSTRMAFHAIKAGEGHAFISAGVETVSQFGKGSADGWPDTKNALFAEAQERSAAGAAGGEEWHDPREDGLLPDVYIAMGQTAENVALHTGISREDQDHWGVRSQNRAEEAINSGFFAREIVPVTLPDGSVVSTDDGPRAGTTYEKISQLKPVFRPNGTITAGNACPLNDGAAALVIVSDTKAKELGLTPLARIVSTGVSGLSPEIMGLGPIEAVKKALAQANKKISDIDLFEINEAFAVQVLGSARALGMDEDKLNVSGGAIALGHPFGMTGARITATLLNNLQTHDKTFGIETMCVGGGQGMAMVIERLA; encoded by the coding sequence ATGCCCGAAGCCGTCATCGTTTCCACTGCCCGCTCGCCGATCGGACGCGCGTACAAGGGGTCGCTGGCCACCATCCGCCCGGACGATCTGGCCGCCCAGATGGTGCGCGCCGCGCTGGACAAGGTGCCCTCGCTGGATCCCCGCGAGATCGACGATCTGATCATGGGCTGCGGACAGCCCGGCGGTGAGTCCGGGTTCAACATCGGCCGCGTCGTGGGCGTCGAGCTGGGCTATGACTTCCTACCCGGCACCACGGTGAACCGTTACTGCTCGTCGTCGCTGCAGAGCACCCGGATGGCGTTCCACGCGATCAAGGCCGGCGAGGGCCACGCCTTCATCTCGGCCGGCGTGGAGACGGTCTCGCAGTTCGGCAAAGGCAGTGCCGACGGCTGGCCGGACACCAAGAACGCGTTGTTCGCCGAAGCGCAGGAGCGATCGGCGGCGGGCGCTGCCGGCGGCGAGGAGTGGCACGATCCGCGCGAAGACGGCCTGCTTCCCGACGTGTACATCGCAATGGGCCAGACCGCCGAGAACGTCGCGCTGCACACCGGTATCAGCCGTGAGGACCAGGATCACTGGGGCGTGCGTTCGCAGAACCGCGCCGAGGAGGCCATCAACAGCGGCTTCTTCGCGCGCGAAATCGTCCCGGTGACCCTGCCCGACGGCAGCGTCGTCAGCACGGATGACGGCCCGCGCGCCGGAACCACCTACGAGAAGATCAGCCAGCTCAAGCCGGTGTTCCGACCCAACGGCACGATCACCGCGGGCAATGCCTGCCCGCTGAACGACGGTGCCGCCGCGCTGGTGATCGTCTCCGACACCAAGGCCAAGGAGCTGGGGCTGACCCCCCTGGCGCGCATCGTGTCGACCGGAGTGTCCGGGTTGTCGCCGGAGATCATGGGGCTCGGCCCGATCGAGGCCGTCAAGAAGGCGCTGGCACAGGCGAACAAGAAGATCTCCGATATCGACCTGTTTGAGATCAACGAGGCGTTCGCCGTTCAGGTGCTGGGTTCAGCCCGCGCCCTCGGCATGGACGAGGACAAGCTCAACGTCTCCGGCGGCGCGATCGCGCTGGGACATCCGTTCGGCATGACGGGCGCGCGGATCACGGCCACGCTGCTCAACAACCTGCAGACCCACGACAAGACGTTCGGCATCGAGACGATGTGCGTCGGCGGTGGCCAGGGCATGGCCATGGTCATCGAGCGCCTCGCCTAG
- a CDS encoding patatin-like phospholipase family protein produces the protein MAEQSPTGRVALALGSGGARGYAHIGVIDELQRRGYEIVGVAGSSMGALVGGLHAAGSLDEFSDWAKTLTQRAVLRLLDPSITAAGVLRAERIIDAVRDILGEATIESLPIPYTAVATDLIAGKSVWLQRGPVDAAIRASIAIPGVIAPYVLDGRLLADGGILDPLPMAPIAAVNADVTIAVSLSGPAPGDSEDATTDPETRASTEWLSKLLRSTSGLLDTNTARSILDTPAARTMLSRFGTGSDSEDAGEDPEPVPKLGSFAVMNRTIDIAQAALARHQMAAYPPDLLIEVPRTACRSLEFHRAAEVIDLGRELAAKALDGYRTTVTPETP, from the coding sequence ATGGCCGAACAATCGCCCACCGGGCGCGTGGCACTCGCCCTGGGCAGCGGTGGCGCGCGTGGGTACGCGCACATCGGCGTGATCGACGAACTGCAGCGCCGCGGATACGAAATCGTCGGTGTCGCGGGTTCGTCTATGGGAGCGTTGGTCGGCGGCTTGCACGCCGCGGGATCGCTCGACGAATTCTCGGACTGGGCCAAGACGTTGACGCAGCGGGCCGTCCTGCGACTGCTCGACCCGTCGATCACCGCGGCCGGTGTGCTGCGTGCCGAGCGCATCATCGACGCGGTGCGCGACATCCTCGGCGAGGCCACCATCGAAAGCCTCCCGATTCCCTACACCGCGGTGGCCACCGACCTGATCGCCGGTAAGTCGGTGTGGTTGCAGCGCGGACCGGTCGATGCCGCGATCCGGGCCTCGATCGCGATCCCCGGCGTCATCGCGCCGTATGTGCTCGACGGCCGGCTGTTGGCCGACGGCGGCATCCTCGATCCGCTGCCGATGGCGCCGATCGCCGCGGTCAACGCCGACGTCACCATTGCCGTCAGCTTGTCCGGCCCGGCTCCGGGCGACAGCGAGGACGCCACAACCGACCCCGAGACCCGCGCCAGCACCGAATGGCTCAGCAAGCTCCTGCGCAGCACATCCGGTCTACTCGACACGAACACCGCGCGTTCGATTCTCGACACCCCCGCAGCCCGCACGATGCTGAGCCGGTTCGGCACGGGGTCGGATTCCGAGGACGCGGGCGAGGATCCCGAGCCTGTACCCAAGCTGGGCAGCTTTGCGGTGATGAACCGCACCATCGATATCGCGCAGGCCGCGCTGGCCCGTCATCAGATGGCGGCCTATCCGCCCGACCTGCTCATCGAGGTACCCCGAACTGCTTGCCGCAGTTTGGAATTCCACCGCGCAGCCGAGGTCATCGACCTTGGCCGCGAGCTTGCCGCCAAAGCCTTGGATGGCTACCGCACCACCGTCACGCCAGAAACTCCGTGA